In one Saccharibacillus brassicae genomic region, the following are encoded:
- a CDS encoding ABC transporter permease encodes MNSVWMAWNLIRRALGSFRGVLSYLILPVAIVSGAVGLLGSGISSPPAPVGYVNLDAGPAGERLLGELGQRENRELSEASGEETLRQAVTDRDLAFGIVIPADYSRSLLSGGSAAPIYYQLNPTEDSILLKLTLDGQHRRLADAAALIRSAEKESGNAAAGGMSAETRFAELLKAQGSEAVKTVLTDEQLYPRQGLNNVIGFTLLFLMGLSGTCVSLILEDRRQGTMARVYTAPTSSLQIALGNFLGCFALGWLQIALLLLVTRGLLRYDYGVPVWLHAAVLTAFMLVTIGLASAVAGLVRNADNAPMLNTLIITPTCMLGGCFWPISIMPGYLQTASNFVPQKWAIEAVQRIADGGSLSEAALPLLILLLMAFVLLAIGSVILKPGESAA; translated from the coding sequence ATGAATAGTGTATGGATGGCCTGGAATTTGATTCGGCGGGCGCTCGGCAGCTTCAGGGGCGTACTCTCGTACCTGATCCTGCCGGTAGCGATCGTCTCCGGCGCAGTCGGGCTGCTCGGCAGCGGAATTTCGTCGCCGCCCGCGCCGGTCGGATACGTCAATCTGGACGCGGGGCCGGCGGGAGAACGTCTGCTGGGCGAACTGGGGCAGCGGGAGAACAGGGAGCTGAGCGAGGCGTCAGGCGAAGAGACTCTCCGGCAGGCCGTGACCGACCGGGATCTGGCGTTCGGCATCGTGATTCCGGCCGATTACAGCCGTTCGCTGCTGAGCGGAGGTTCGGCCGCGCCGATCTACTACCAGCTGAATCCGACCGAAGATTCGATTCTGCTGAAGCTGACGCTGGACGGGCAGCACAGACGGTTGGCGGATGCGGCGGCCTTGATTCGTTCTGCGGAAAAAGAAAGCGGGAACGCCGCGGCCGGAGGGATGTCGGCGGAGACCCGCTTCGCCGAACTGCTCAAAGCGCAGGGCAGCGAAGCGGTGAAGACGGTGCTGACCGATGAACAGCTGTATCCGCGCCAAGGACTGAACAACGTAATCGGCTTTACGCTGCTGTTCCTGATGGGCTTGTCCGGCACCTGCGTATCGCTGATCCTCGAAGACCGCAGGCAGGGTACGATGGCGCGCGTCTATACCGCACCGACGAGTTCGTTGCAGATCGCGCTGGGCAATTTTCTCGGCTGCTTCGCGCTCGGTTGGCTTCAGATCGCTCTGCTGCTGCTCGTGACGCGGGGATTGCTGCGCTACGATTACGGCGTGCCGGTCTGGCTGCATGCCGCGGTACTGACCGCGTTCATGCTCGTGACGATCGGCCTTGCGAGCGCGGTAGCCGGCCTCGTGCGCAACGCGGACAATGCGCCGATGCTCAACACGCTGATCATTACGCCGACCTGCATGCTCGGCGGCTGCTTCTGGCCGATCTCGATCATGCCGGGATATTTGCAGACCGCATCGAACTTTGTGCCGCAGAAATGGGCGATCGAAGCCGTGCAGCGGATCGCGGACGGCGGCAGCTTGAGCGAAGCGGCTCTGCCGCTGCTTATCCTGCTGCTGATGGCGTTCGTGCTGCTTGCGATCGGCTCGGTCATCTTGAAGCCGGGCGAGAGCGCGGCCTGA
- a CDS encoding PDZ domain-containing protein — protein MNAYLEIILSALLELVIQPFYWAGLLILLLYYRRQGLLERKLFHIRLHGYGGFAARALLGGLCAGAAVSLVLAGLGFTLTPQGATAVWVTALILLAIRVRFANFAYAVGALGALQFVLGLVPGLPQGGFWGTAFAAVEGLNVPALLVLAALLHLAESGLIAWQGKSFALPTYIPGKRGRPVGAYVLRMLWLAPTLLLVPSENGPIGTLPWQPPLNGWLGLPEAAGYTLLALPVMFGMAEATWTLLPERKAARAARRGLMFGAALLALAFGAVFWPPMTLIAAVAGIALREALLRDGVREEDGQQAMYAHEGRGLKVLAVQPGSPAEDMGILPGETLLKVNGSPVFTEQQMHEALRMNSAFCKLQVENRRGDSKFLQRPIYAGDHHQLGFVFAPDDASLSEQPYRPLSLPGLWSVHAEQGRAGAAPALLPPAPAAADNGARSISGPEGETSGQAAADPADEAADVSAASSKAD, from the coding sequence ATGAACGCATACCTGGAAATCATCCTGTCGGCACTGCTGGAACTTGTGATTCAGCCTTTCTATTGGGCGGGGCTTTTGATCCTGCTGTTATATTATCGTCGTCAGGGGCTGCTGGAGCGCAAGCTGTTTCATATCCGGCTGCACGGATACGGCGGCTTTGCGGCGCGTGCGCTGCTCGGCGGATTATGCGCCGGCGCGGCCGTGTCGCTGGTGCTGGCCGGGCTCGGCTTTACGTTGACGCCGCAGGGCGCGACCGCCGTATGGGTCACGGCCCTGATCCTGCTCGCGATCCGCGTCCGCTTCGCGAACTTCGCGTATGCGGTCGGCGCGCTCGGCGCGCTGCAGTTTGTGCTGGGCCTTGTTCCCGGGCTGCCGCAGGGCGGCTTCTGGGGCACGGCGTTCGCGGCCGTCGAAGGGCTGAACGTGCCCGCGCTGCTCGTGCTGGCCGCCCTGCTGCATCTGGCGGAGAGCGGATTGATCGCCTGGCAGGGCAAGTCGTTTGCCCTGCCGACCTACATACCGGGCAAGCGCGGCCGTCCGGTCGGGGCTTACGTCCTGCGCATGCTGTGGCTTGCGCCGACGCTGCTGCTCGTGCCGTCGGAGAACGGCCCGATCGGCACCCTGCCGTGGCAGCCGCCGCTGAACGGCTGGCTGGGCCTGCCGGAGGCGGCCGGCTACACGCTGCTGGCGCTGCCGGTCATGTTCGGCATGGCGGAAGCGACGTGGACGCTGCTGCCGGAGCGCAAAGCCGCCCGCGCGGCGCGGCGCGGGCTTATGTTCGGCGCGGCGCTGCTGGCGCTTGCGTTCGGCGCCGTCTTCTGGCCGCCGATGACGCTGATCGCGGCTGTCGCGGGCATCGCCCTGCGCGAAGCGCTGCTGCGCGACGGCGTCCGCGAAGAAGACGGCCAGCAGGCGATGTACGCGCACGAAGGCCGCGGACTCAAGGTCCTGGCCGTCCAGCCCGGCAGTCCGGCCGAGGACATGGGCATCCTGCCGGGCGAGACGCTGCTCAAAGTCAACGGCAGCCCGGTCTTCACCGAGCAGCAGATGCACGAAGCGCTGCGCATGAACTCGGCGTTTTGCAAGCTGCAGGTGGAGAACCGCCGCGGAGACAGCAAGTTTCTCCAGCGCCCGATCTATGCGGGCGACCATCACCAGCTGGGGTTCGTGTTCGCGCCGGACGACGCTTCGCTGTCCGAACAGCCGTACCGGCCGCTGTCGCTGCCGGGCCTGTGGAGCGTGCACGCCGAGCAGGGCCGCGCCGGCGCGGCGCCCGCCCTTCTGCCGCCGGCCCCGGCTGCCGCCGATAACGGCGCCCGGTCGATAAGCGGTCCGGAAGGCGAGACGTCCGGGCAGGCTGCCGCGGACCCGGCGGATGAAGCTGCGGACGTATCGGCCGCTTCTTCGAAAGCCGATTGA
- a CDS encoding ABC transporter permease, whose protein sequence is MRTFYVVALHQLKRTLRMRTVPINLFLLPLIIIFLLGTALAGVTDAGNTEDANIEPVRLAFVQGEVSPLVDGYLAEAGVAAYIDVVEAADRAQADSMLRSGTADYALVVPADFDGAVMSGGASSLELIRGKSQSDNRVAENVLRPFVDAINDRSAAAGLLGPQVLEAYAQLPAPASQVQSGALGAEGTSYTAFQYYAASMLIMFVMYAGLSLSSSLYGERENRTLQRMYAMPIRPVYLFAGKVAAAGAVAGMQALTIVLVSKWVFGVDWGAQPLLLIGVCLLMILFTMGMSIAVTFLTTSQAQSASIIQGLIVGMTFLSGGFVPFEGWLQRLGDFTMNRWAAESMLRMMLHEPSAHVGASIGILAAVSVGVLAIALAIYARKGYAYE, encoded by the coding sequence ATGCGAACTTTTTATGTCGTGGCGCTCCACCAGTTAAAAAGAACGCTGAGGATGCGGACGGTGCCGATCAATTTGTTTCTGCTGCCATTGATTATTATTTTCCTGCTCGGCACGGCGCTTGCGGGAGTGACCGACGCCGGCAATACCGAAGACGCGAACATCGAGCCGGTGAGACTCGCGTTTGTGCAGGGCGAAGTCTCGCCGCTGGTGGACGGTTATTTGGCGGAAGCGGGCGTGGCCGCTTACATCGACGTCGTTGAAGCGGCGGACCGGGCGCAGGCGGACAGCATGCTGCGATCCGGCACCGCGGATTACGCACTCGTCGTGCCTGCGGACTTCGACGGAGCCGTCATGTCCGGCGGCGCAAGCTCGCTGGAACTGATCCGCGGCAAGAGCCAATCCGACAACCGCGTCGCCGAAAACGTGCTGCGTCCGTTCGTCGACGCGATCAACGATCGTTCGGCGGCAGCCGGGCTGCTCGGCCCGCAGGTGCTTGAGGCGTACGCGCAGCTGCCGGCTCCGGCTTCGCAGGTGCAGAGCGGCGCGCTTGGAGCCGAAGGGACCAGCTATACGGCGTTTCAATATTACGCGGCGTCGATGCTGATCATGTTCGTCATGTACGCCGGACTCAGTCTGAGCAGCAGCCTGTACGGCGAACGGGAGAACCGGACGCTGCAGCGCATGTATGCGATGCCGATTCGGCCGGTGTATCTGTTCGCGGGCAAAGTGGCCGCGGCCGGCGCGGTAGCGGGTATGCAGGCGCTGACGATCGTGCTCGTGTCCAAATGGGTCTTCGGCGTCGATTGGGGCGCACAGCCGCTGCTGCTGATCGGCGTATGCCTGCTGATGATCCTGTTCACGATGGGCATGTCGATCGCGGTCACGTTCCTGACGACGTCGCAGGCGCAGAGCGCTTCGATCATTCAGGGATTGATCGTGGGCATGACGTTTCTCAGCGGAGGCTTCGTGCCGTTCGAAGGCTGGCTGCAGCGGCTGGGCGACTTCACGATGAACCGCTGGGCCGCGGAAAGCATGCTGCGCATGATGCTGCACGAACCGTCCGCGCACGTCGGCGCGTCGATCGGTATCCTGGCCGCAGTCAGCGTCGGCGTGCTTGCGATCGCGCTCGCGATCTATGCCAGAAAGGGGTACGCGTATGAATAG
- a CDS encoding methyl-accepting chemotaxis protein, with protein MRNFKVQTKILALTLLSGIMLLVVGYTGFSAMKTMAEKSENMYRNNVLSLNSIGQVSSNNSAIEAYVMEMILNEDYTANQNLSMSISDRTARNAMAYAALEETALSPNAKALYDTYNGLTPEYFNVRSRIVDLASRNQGEEAYRLFQAELQPIREEVNRTVNQLNSQLLREAQGNNAASLEAAQSSTLLILVCIAVGVLLVAGGGLLIARLVARPLRGMQKMMEQAESGDLSVQGTYLFRDEIGQVTLSFNRMIDGLRDMVRRIDESAVTLSASSQQLTAGAEQTTGAAEHIATSSAALTDGFETQAKSIAGVSGFVDEMENHMRLLDQNGKGIANSVRLANEAAELGSEEVRRTIGRMNEIERSVTQALEVVTGLRRRSEEIGAAAGLIDQVARQTNLLSLNASIEAARAGEAGRGFAVVAQEIRKLAESSAESTRTISEIIAAIQTESEAAVDSLNEGAQRVKLGVESGREISEVFGRIRGSVSGVAQETGQASELIDTLLEQTTQVADAMREVSSIAQQGAAGIEEVSAAGEEQLSTMEEVQGSAKFLSQLAEELQGTLARFKLDQAEVSAASPAEAAEAQRLERETFGAQAEPADDAGTREPNAPAANWNPVA; from the coding sequence ATGCGAAACTTCAAGGTTCAAACTAAAATTTTGGCGCTTACCCTGCTGTCGGGAATCATGCTGCTGGTTGTCGGGTACACCGGTTTTTCCGCAATGAAGACGATGGCCGAAAAATCGGAAAACATGTATCGGAACAACGTGCTGTCGCTGAACTCGATCGGACAGGTCAGCTCCAATAACAGCGCGATCGAAGCTTACGTCATGGAGATGATTTTGAACGAGGATTATACGGCGAACCAAAATTTGTCGATGAGCATCAGCGATCGCACGGCGCGCAACGCGATGGCGTACGCGGCGCTGGAAGAGACGGCGCTGAGTCCGAACGCCAAAGCGCTGTACGATACCTATAACGGACTGACGCCGGAGTATTTCAACGTCCGTTCGCGGATCGTCGATCTGGCATCGCGCAATCAGGGCGAAGAAGCGTACCGGTTGTTCCAGGCGGAACTGCAGCCGATCCGCGAGGAGGTCAACCGGACCGTCAACCAGCTGAACTCGCAGCTGCTCAGAGAAGCGCAGGGCAACAATGCCGCTTCGCTGGAAGCGGCCCAGAGCTCGACGCTGCTGATCCTCGTCTGCATCGCCGTGGGCGTGCTACTGGTCGCGGGCGGCGGGCTGCTGATCGCCCGCCTCGTCGCGCGTCCGCTGCGCGGCATGCAGAAGATGATGGAACAAGCCGAGAGCGGAGATCTCAGCGTGCAGGGCACGTATTTGTTCCGCGACGAGATCGGACAGGTGACGCTGTCGTTCAACCGGATGATCGACGGGCTGCGCGACATGGTCCGCCGGATCGACGAGAGTGCCGTTACGCTGTCCGCTTCTTCGCAGCAGCTTACGGCGGGCGCGGAACAGACGACCGGAGCGGCCGAGCATATCGCGACTTCTTCGGCGGCACTGACGGACGGCTTCGAGACGCAGGCCAAATCGATCGCCGGCGTCAGCGGCTTCGTGGACGAGATGGAGAACCATATGCGTCTGCTGGACCAAAACGGCAAAGGCATCGCCAATTCTGTCCGGTTGGCCAACGAAGCGGCCGAACTCGGCAGCGAGGAAGTGCGCAGGACGATCGGCCGTATGAACGAGATCGAGCGCAGCGTGACGCAGGCGCTTGAAGTCGTGACCGGACTTCGCCGCCGCTCCGAAGAGATCGGCGCAGCCGCCGGACTGATCGATCAGGTCGCGCGCCAGACTAATCTGCTGTCGCTCAACGCTTCGATCGAAGCGGCAAGAGCCGGAGAAGCCGGCCGGGGCTTTGCCGTCGTCGCCCAGGAGATCCGCAAACTGGCGGAAAGCTCGGCCGAATCGACGCGCACGATCAGCGAGATCATCGCGGCGATTCAGACAGAATCGGAAGCGGCCGTCGACTCGTTGAACGAAGGCGCGCAGCGGGTGAAGCTCGGCGTGGAGAGCGGCCGGGAGATCTCGGAAGTGTTCGGCCGAATCCGCGGTTCGGTCTCGGGTGTGGCCCAGGAGACCGGCCAAGCGAGCGAATTGATCGATACGCTGCTCGAGCAGACAACGCAGGTAGCCGACGCGATGCGCGAAGTCAGCTCGATTGCCCAGCAGGGAGCCGCCGGCATCGAAGAAGTCAGCGCCGCCGGCGAAGAGCAGCTGTCCACGATGGAAGAAGTGCAGGGTTCGGCGAAGTTCCTCTCGCAGCTGGCGGAAGAGCTGCAGGGCACGCTTGCCCGCTTCAAGCTGGACCAGGCGGAAGTTTCCGCCGCTTCGCCTGCCGAAGCCGCCGAAGCGCAGCGGCTGGAGCGCGAAACGTTCGGCGCGCAGGCGGAGCCGGCCGACGATGCCGGCACGCGCGAGCCGAACGCCCCGGCCGCCAACTGGAATCCGGTCGCTTGA
- a CDS encoding ABC transporter ATP-binding protein — MSFIEINDVVKRYGSRISVDHLSLNVEEGEVLGLLGPNGAGKSTTIGMICGLIGIDSGEIRVGGISVRKSPIEVKRMLGLVPQDLALYEKMSAAENVTFFARLYGLRGALLKQRVGEALEFVGLEDKARELPATFSGGMKRRLNIACAIMHRPKLIIMDEPTVGIDPQSRNHILDSVRELNRAGSTIVYTSHYMEEVEAVSSRVAIVDRGHLIASGSQAELRERAAQQERILLQASPVTDELLRELKEHPRIEAVEAEGDRITLYLPSAQRSLQDVLFICARHEALIASLECEAPNLESLFLNLTGRTLRD; from the coding sequence ATGTCTTTTATCGAAATCAACGACGTGGTGAAGCGCTACGGCAGCCGCATTTCGGTCGACCATCTGAGTCTGAACGTGGAAGAAGGAGAGGTGCTGGGGCTGCTCGGGCCGAACGGCGCAGGCAAAAGCACGACGATCGGCATGATCTGCGGGCTGATCGGCATCGACAGCGGCGAGATCCGCGTCGGCGGCATCTCGGTCCGGAAGTCGCCGATCGAAGTCAAGCGCATGCTCGGACTCGTGCCGCAGGACCTGGCGCTGTACGAAAAAATGTCGGCCGCGGAAAACGTGACGTTTTTTGCGCGATTGTACGGCCTGCGCGGCGCCCTGCTCAAGCAGCGGGTCGGGGAAGCGCTGGAATTCGTCGGGCTCGAAGACAAGGCGAGAGAGCTGCCGGCGACGTTCTCGGGCGGCATGAAGCGGCGGCTCAATATCGCCTGCGCGATCATGCACCGGCCGAAGCTGATCATCATGGACGAACCGACGGTAGGTATCGATCCGCAGTCGCGCAACCATATCCTCGATTCGGTGCGCGAGCTGAACCGGGCGGGCTCGACGATCGTCTATACGAGCCATTACATGGAGGAAGTTGAAGCGGTCAGCTCCCGGGTGGCGATCGTCGACCGCGGGCATCTGATCGCTTCCGGCAGCCAGGCGGAGCTGCGCGAGCGGGCGGCCCAGCAGGAACGGATTCTGCTGCAGGCTTCGCCGGTGACGGACGAGCTGCTGCGTGAACTCAAGGAACATCCGCGCATCGAAGCCGTCGAAGCGGAAGGCGACCGGATCACGCTCTATCTGCCTTCCGCGCAGCGCAGCCTGCAGGATGTGCTGTTCATCTGCGCGCGGCACGAAGCGCTGATCGCCTCGCTCGAATGCGAAGCGCCGAACCTCGAATCGCTGTTTCTGAATTTGACCGGCCGCACGCTGAGAGACTGA
- a CDS encoding flagellar motor protein → MDITIIIGIIAGFAALIGGFLWEGGQAGGLLQGAAALIVFGGTAAAVVISFPWKRLRTLPEALKVAFGSRGLNAGELVEDLASLSSTARRSGILALEKTAETHEDPFMREGLGLIVDGSDQPLMRHILELEIDKKQDKFDGYAKIFESAGGYAPTMGIIGTVMGLIRVLGSLTEPANLGSSIAVAFIATLYGVASANLIFLPIASKIRARGEEEVQVMEMMLEGLLAVQNAENPNMVRKKLSTYLDDYEDERPVGADRR, encoded by the coding sequence ATGGACATCACTATCATTATCGGAATCATTGCGGGATTCGCTGCGCTGATCGGCGGATTTCTGTGGGAAGGCGGACAGGCCGGAGGCCTGCTGCAGGGGGCCGCGGCCCTGATCGTATTCGGCGGAACGGCGGCCGCGGTCGTCATCAGTTTTCCGTGGAAAAGGCTGCGCACGCTGCCCGAGGCGCTGAAGGTCGCGTTCGGCTCGCGCGGCCTGAACGCCGGGGAATTGGTCGAAGACCTGGCTTCCTTGTCTTCGACCGCGCGACGCTCGGGCATCCTGGCGCTGGAGAAGACCGCGGAAACGCACGAAGATCCTTTTATGCGCGAAGGGCTCGGCCTGATCGTGGACGGAAGCGACCAGCCGCTGATGCGGCATATCCTCGAACTCGAAATCGACAAAAAGCAGGACAAGTTCGACGGTTACGCCAAAATTTTCGAATCCGCCGGCGGGTACGCCCCGACGATGGGCATCATCGGAACGGTCATGGGACTCATTCGCGTACTCGGCAGTCTGACGGAACCGGCCAATCTGGGCTCGTCGATCGCCGTCGCTTTTATCGCCACGCTGTACGGGGTCGCCAGCGCCAACCTGATTTTCCTGCCGATCGCTTCCAAGATCCGGGCGCGCGGCGAAGAGGAGGTCCAAGTGATGGAGATGATGCTCGAAGGACTGCTTGCCGTTCAGAACGCGGAGAATCCGAATATGGTCCGCAAAAAACTGTCGACCTACCTCGACGATTATGAAGACGAAAGACCGGTTGGAGCGGATCGCCGATGA
- a CDS encoding response regulator transcription factor, producing MIRLIIADDDIFIRESLHIMLGMDPEIEVVGSAGNGEEALQLLEQGIAADLVLMDIRMPVCDGVEGTRQIKSRFPHVRVLVLTTFDDDEFIAEAIRGGASGYLLKNIPPDRIIKGIKTVHEGSMLIHPDIAAKLAGLLAPPASQKARMAAQAPHAAAAGAVPAVQAVSAPASEASEARHAADARARLAEYGLTPSECQVVGLIAEGLSNREIAGRLYLSEGTVKNYVTEILSKLSLRDRTQIAIFYLRRR from the coding sequence ATGATCCGGCTCATCATCGCCGACGACGATATTTTCATCCGGGAAAGTCTGCACATCATGCTCGGCATGGACCCCGAGATCGAGGTCGTGGGGTCGGCCGGCAACGGCGAAGAAGCACTTCAGCTGCTGGAGCAGGGCATAGCGGCCGATCTCGTGCTGATGGACATCCGCATGCCGGTATGCGACGGCGTGGAAGGCACGCGGCAGATCAAGTCGCGCTTCCCGCATGTGCGCGTGCTCGTGCTCACCACGTTCGACGACGACGAATTCATTGCCGAAGCGATCCGCGGAGGCGCGAGCGGCTACCTGCTCAAAAATATTCCGCCCGACCGGATTATCAAAGGCATCAAAACGGTGCACGAAGGCAGCATGCTGATCCATCCCGATATCGCGGCCAAGCTGGCGGGACTGCTGGCGCCTCCTGCGTCACAAAAAGCTCGGATGGCGGCGCAGGCTCCCCATGCCGCTGCGGCCGGCGCAGTTCCGGCGGTTCAGGCGGTTTCGGCCCCGGCGTCAGAGGCGTCCGAAGCGCGGCACGCGGCGGACGCGCGGGCACGGCTGGCGGAGTACGGGTTGACTCCGTCGGAATGCCAGGTCGTCGGCCTGATCGCCGAAGGACTGTCCAACCGCGAGATCGCGGGCCGGCTGTACCTGAGCGAAGGCACGGTCAAAAATTACGTCACGGAGATTCTGTCCAAGCTGTCGCTGCGCGACCGGACGCAGATCGCGATCTTTTATTTGCGCAGACGGTAG
- a CDS encoding sensor histidine kinase, whose amino-acid sequence MKFAIRGGLIFVSAAAGLYTAQPGELPTYTTGVLAFAALTAAERFGLPDRLRIALHAAQLLCAFWLTERFGPAMLFLSLSSLPGYLRSGTVPEGLLAAAHLLALNLALAGADVPTRVNANLAFLLSAGLLGLLGGSERSEREIRRRYDGLRLRHFELHEERERLAAFAARIEEEAQDEERVRIARKLHDDIGHRLIRIKMMMEAALHILPTERERAAAMLEQIRRQLEESMEEIRLSVKKGTTASRAEHEYALDRLLGETGEQAGIRTSYLIRGLPYALYPSYRVTLYQNAREALTNALRHGRADYVELTLIYEPDAVVTEIRSGRTDDADVQRLEAVQRADGAQRADDVPLQVPAAEFARQKRAEPERTKIRPGMGIRGMAERTRHLGGELRIEPGPPFTVVTRLPVRVHKAAE is encoded by the coding sequence GTGAAGTTTGCGATACGTGGAGGCTTGATCTTCGTCTCGGCGGCGGCTGGCCTGTACACCGCGCAGCCCGGCGAACTGCCAACGTATACGACGGGCGTGCTGGCGTTCGCGGCGCTGACGGCGGCGGAACGCTTCGGCCTGCCGGACCGGCTGCGCATCGCCCTGCATGCGGCGCAGCTTCTGTGCGCGTTCTGGCTGACGGAGCGGTTCGGGCCGGCGATGCTGTTCCTCTCCCTGTCGAGCCTGCCGGGATACCTGCGCAGCGGGACGGTTCCCGAAGGGCTGCTGGCGGCTGCCCACCTGCTGGCGCTGAATCTGGCGCTGGCCGGCGCAGACGTTCCGACGCGGGTCAACGCCAATCTGGCTTTTCTGCTGAGCGCGGGCCTGCTTGGGCTGCTGGGCGGCAGCGAACGGAGCGAACGCGAGATCCGGCGGCGCTACGACGGGCTGCGGCTGCGCCATTTTGAGCTGCACGAAGAACGCGAGCGCCTGGCGGCGTTCGCGGCGCGGATCGAAGAGGAAGCGCAGGACGAAGAGCGCGTGCGGATCGCCCGCAAACTGCACGACGATATCGGCCACCGGCTGATCCGTATCAAAATGATGATGGAAGCGGCGCTGCATATCCTGCCGACGGAACGCGAACGGGCCGCGGCGATGCTGGAGCAGATTCGCCGGCAGCTCGAAGAGAGCATGGAAGAGATCCGGCTGTCGGTCAAAAAAGGCACGACGGCAAGCCGCGCCGAGCACGAGTACGCGCTCGACCGCCTGCTCGGCGAGACGGGCGAGCAGGCCGGTATCCGCACTTCGTACCTGATCCGCGGCCTGCCTTACGCGCTGTATCCGAGCTACCGCGTGACGCTGTACCAAAATGCGCGGGAAGCGCTGACCAACGCGCTGCGGCACGGCCGAGCCGACTACGTCGAACTGACGCTCATCTACGAGCCGGACGCCGTCGTGACGGAGATTCGGAGCGGGCGGACAGACGACGCGGACGTGCAGCGTTTGGAAGCGGTGCAGCGGGCGGACGGCGCGCAGCGGGCAGACGATGTGCCGCTTCAAGTGCCGGCTGCGGAATTTGCGCGGCAGAAGCGGGCGGAGCCGGAACGGACGAAGATTCGTCCGGGCATGGGCATACGCGGCATGGCGGAGCGTACGCGGCACCTCGGCGGCGAACTGCGGATCGAGCCGGGCCCGCCGTTCACCGTGGTGACCCGGCTGCCGGTCCGCGTTCATAAAGCGGCGGAATGA
- a CDS encoding OmpA/MotB family protein, with amino-acid sequence MSRRRRRRNEGPSHQQERWLITYADLLTLLLIFFIIMYAVSTIDAEKYEAVSGSLQTTFQAGSSILDGGPKITGQQGQQTPGSAGNGSGAPSGGGDAQIAPDPETEPTARELAFREQERQLAGFLETIESYVADNNLQDQIFVADKPQGISITLSDRFLFDVGQAQLKPGAAGILDRLSSLFGSIDAAISIEGHTDNQPIRGGRYTDNWELSGDRALSVLRYFIDNRGLNPTQFQYAGYADTRPVGDNATLAGRQQNRRVEITVLRQLRSDGTTAPAASAE; translated from the coding sequence ATGAGCAGACGCCGCAGACGCCGCAACGAAGGCCCTTCGCATCAGCAGGAACGCTGGCTGATCACGTATGCCGACCTGTTGACGCTCCTGCTTATCTTTTTCATTATCATGTACGCGGTCAGCACGATCGATGCGGAAAAATACGAAGCCGTCTCCGGTTCGCTTCAGACGACGTTTCAGGCGGGCAGCAGCATTCTGGACGGCGGACCGAAGATCACCGGACAGCAAGGGCAGCAGACGCCCGGCAGCGCCGGGAACGGCTCGGGCGCTCCGTCCGGCGGCGGGGACGCGCAGATCGCGCCGGACCCGGAGACCGAACCGACGGCGCGCGAACTCGCTTTTCGCGAGCAGGAACGCCAGTTGGCCGGTTTTCTGGAGACGATCGAATCCTACGTGGCGGACAACAATTTGCAGGACCAGATCTTCGTGGCCGACAAGCCGCAGGGCATCTCGATCACGCTGAGCGACCGCTTCCTGTTCGACGTCGGCCAGGCGCAGCTGAAGCCCGGCGCCGCCGGCATCCTGGACCGGCTGTCCAGCCTGTTCGGCAGCATCGACGCCGCGATCAGCATCGAAGGCCATACGGACAACCAGCCGATCCGCGGCGGACGTTATACGGACAACTGGGAGCTGTCCGGCGACCGGGCACTATCGGTACTGCGCTACTTCATCGACAACCGCGGCCTGAACCCGACGCAGTTCCAGTACGCCGGCTACGCGGACACGCGCCCGGTCGGCGACAACGCCACGCTTGCGGGCCGCCAGCAGAACCGCAGGGTCGAGATCACGGTGCTGCGTCAGCTTCGATCCGACGGAACGACGGCGCCCGCGGCTTCGGCCGAGTGA